The genomic stretch GCCGCAGCCACTCCCCAAGAACCCCCACCCTGTCCCTGTTCTCGGCCGCCTCCCTGCTCGCATCCGCCGGTCTCAAGACCGCCCCCACAACCGCCGCCGCACCCTCCACTCCGCCCCTGCCGAGTGGCCGCTCGATCAGCGGATCCGGGAGTCGCTGGCCATCCTCGACCTCATGGAAGCCCAGTCCATCTCCCCCGATCCGGAACTCCTCGCCGCCCTTCTCAAGAGCTGCGCCGATGCCGGCACGCTCCGCCTCGGCCGCGTCGTCCACGACAAGGCTACCCAGGCCGGCCTCCAGTCCCACCCCCTGGTCGCCAACACCTTGGTTCTCCTCTACGGCAGGTGCGGGCAACTCGGTCTCGCTCGTCGCCTGTTCGACGAAATGACCGCTCGGAATGTCGTCTCTTGGACCACCATCATTTCCGTGTACCACCACGCCGGCTTCCCTCACGACGCGCTCGACTTGTATCGGTCTATGCTTATGGATGGAGGAGTACGGCCGAACGTCTTTACTTTCACGATCGCTCTGAATTGTTGCGCCAGCGTGGAAGACTTGGACTTGGGTGTTAGAATCCATGAAGACATTGTGAAGGATGGTTGTGATGGTGATGAGTTCATCATCGTCGCACTGATTGACATGTACGCCAAGTGCGGACGCGTGAGTGATGCTCGCGAGGTGTTTGACCGTGTGACCAACCCATCGGTCGAGGCTTGCACAGCTATGATTGAAGGGTACAATGGCAACGGCGAGGCAAAGAAGGCAGTGGATGTCATGAGGAGGATGTTCCGAACTGGGCTGAGCAGTGAGGCCGCTAGTAAATTGGGGTTTGCATCGATGATCAGGTCATGCGCAATGGAGTTGGCTCTGAGACAGGGGCAGGAGATCCACGCACGCATCATCAAGTTTGGGCATCAACCGGGTTCAAAAGCTCTAAGTACATTGGCTGATTTGTATGAAAGAAGTGATAGAATGATTGCGGCCAAGCATGTTTTCGACTGTTTGGTAGTGAAAGATCTCGATTTGTGGGCGAGAATGATTTCTGGATTTGTGAGGAATGAACAATACGTCGATGCTTTGAAGCTTTATGCCGAAATGGTAGCTCAGGATGCCAGATTGAATTCTCAAATCATGTCTTTGGCCATCAAGGCATGCATAGGGATGTCAGGCCTTGAGGAAGGGAAACAAATGCATGGTATACTGATCAAAGTGAGTCACTTGTTGGATGAGTCCGTTATTAGCAGTCTTACAGAGTTGTACAGAAGTTGCGGAGAGTATGAAACAGCTCAGAAGCTACTGAAGAATAATTGAATTTGTTTCTACATTTAGGTTTTGTTGAAGGGAAAGCTGAATGTTTTTGGTTGTATTGGATCTAACAACTCTATGTTTGACAAGTATACACAAGTGTTCCCCTTCTTGGCTCTGAATGTTCTATGATTAGATGTTTCTTATGTACATGTGAACTTCTTAAACATTTGTTTGTAAATTTAGGTTTTGTTGAAGGGAAAACTGAATGTTTTTGGCTGTATTGGATCTAACAACTCTATCTTTGACAAGTAGACACAAGTGTTCCTCTTCTTGTCTCTGAATGATCTATGATTAGATGTTTCTTATGAACATGTGAACTTCTTGAACATTTGTTTGTACATTTAGGTTTTGTTGAAGGGAAAGCTGAATGTGTTTGGTTGTCTTGGATCTAACAACTCTTTGACAAGTATATACATTTGTTCCTCTTCTTGTCTCTGAATGATCTATGATTAGATGTTTCTTATGTACATGTGAACTTCTTGAACAATTGTGACTTCACAATGTTCAGCAATACTTTACAATGTACATTGTGACTTTTTCAATGAATGATCTGTGATTAGATGCTTCTTATGTACATATGAACTTCTTGAACAATTGTGACTAACGCGTTTGCATCATAAATCTTTGTGGTGACATAATTAAGGTCATTGTCCAAAATACAGATCGTCTCGAGGGAAAGGTTTCTCGAGTTGTAGCCCAATGAACTGCTGAATTACATTCTTTTCGTCCAAAAAGGCGAACAAAAGAATGCAGATCATTTTCCGAATTTTTCATGGATGAGTTTTGCCGTCGACTAATACCTCTTTAATCAACATTTTTACGAAGGATTTGGAATAGACATAACTTGCTCAATAAGATAAATAATTGAGGAATTTATGGTATTCATTTTCAAACCCAGAGAGACCAGAGTCTATTGTTCTTATGGAGAGAAGGGCCGCAGTGACTCCAAACTTGGCCAATTAACATCTACAGAAATCCTTGCCACAAAAATACAATCTACTGATAATTGTATCTATGATGACTATCAAGCCACACTGTGTGGTTGTAGGAAGCAGACAAATTAGTTGAATGAGAGGATGAGCTTCTCCATACATACTTCCATCCTCGCCTTGAAATGGATCTTGAGATCTCATGAGAGGTTGTCAACCATAGTTGGGATTCTTCCTCATCTTGAAAGCTGCTATCGGTGTCTTATACTGCCTGCCTGCTGCTTCTATGATTGATGATTCCTAGAGGTTACGAGAGAAATTATAATCTTTCAACCGTGTCCTCTATAAATACGTTGTTTAGTTCTTAAAGATTCTATTAATTTACTGGTGAAAGCAGAAGACCTAAGATAAGTTATTACGAGAGTTCTTCCTATCAAAAATATCATATaagaaattatattataatttttttttttttgtgttcaaTATTTATAATTCAGTTAGTTCTATTATATAAAGGGTCATATAATCTAACAATCCCCTCTCCGGCGCAGATGAACTCGGTGGTTTCACTTCGATGAGCTAATCATCCTCTCAGGTCCACGCTCGCGTTCATGCACAGTTACTCAAAGCGCCCCGCCGCAGTTCAATCCTGAGGTAGGATAGCCATGAGGAAGCTTCCTCCAAGCTTCCACCATCACTGTCAGCAGAGGTATACAATGGAGGAGATTATTTTCGGCATGTGTCCTCTTACCTGACGTAAAGCAGACACGAAGAACGCcacaattgagagagagagagagagagagagagagagagagagagatgcgtgTCAATCTCACAGTTCATTTTCAGTCTTTCTTCATCAGCAGAACTGCTTTTTGTATGGTTGTGGAGGAAGGTTCACAGAAGCTTCACTCTGCCGCTACATGGTAGAAGAGAGTCCTAATCATCCTTCTCAGCTTATAGATGGTTTAATGGCCAAAAACATGTACAATTTTGCATGTGAATTTAGTGGATCAGATTGGATGTAATCATGCTCGAACGAGATAGCTGAACATCGTAAGAATTAAACCAGTCGGATAATATATATTAGATTTGGGTCACAATACAGTACATGTCGATGTTGACGTATTTGACTCGCTAATAATGTACAACAACTATAAACTTAGATTTTTGTACAACTTTGACTTTGAGTGTGAAATCAATGCTTTTATTTGGTCTTTCAGTGTGTCATGTGTTTTGAATGAATGTCATTTTTTCTCAAGTCATgactattagattaaaatatttcCTTTACCAAATACTAATTCTTGAAACCTATCATAACAAGTCAGCTCCAAAAATTGTGTTTTTTCAGTATTTTGCAGTAAAAGAAACTATCTGAAATTGTTCTTATTATTTAACATCATATGTTTTATAGTTCTTAATTACTCTGAGTTTTAGCAAccaaacacacacacactctctctctctggcaTTAACACAAACAGAAGAAACGCATCACTTCGGGCGAGCCATTGCCACAGAATTCTTGTTTTTTGTCTGATTAcaattcattgtctcacgataaATATCTGCAATGATAGCCCACGAAGCTTCCTGGAACCTGATCGCACCCAATTATGAGCTATATTTTCGTGTATTTTTACTTGTTTTTTGTTTTATAGAGGCTGAGAGTTTGCTGTATCAGACACGGAGTGATAACGCTTGCAGAAGTTGCACTGCGGACAACGTAGCAGCCATGGCATCGACGGGGTACGAGGCAGCGAGGCGCCTCGAGGCAGGCAACCCCAAAGGCGGCGCCGGCAGTCGCACCGCGCACGGCCACGGCCACGGCCACGGCCGCACCGCGCACAACATGTCCTCGTCGTCGCTGCGCAAGAAGTCGGACCTATCGTTGTTGTCGAAGGTCCGCTGCCGCCTCCTCAGGACCATCCTCACCAACCTGCAGGAGATCTTCCTCGGCACCAAGCTCTTCATCCTCTTCCCCGCCGTCCCCCTCGCTATCGCCGCCAACTACCTCCATTTTGGACGCGTAATTGCCCTCTTCCTCAGCTTAtgccatcatcatcgtcatcaatgGCTGGTTATCTAGCTTTCATGAGAAGTATCATTGCATGAAATGTCTACCGTACATTAACGATAgctcatttcacctttggaaacaGGCCTGGTTGTTTGCTTTGAGTCTGCTTGGCCTCACCCCTCTTGCCGAGCGTGTCAGCTTCCTCACAGAGTAAGTTCATCGTCATCTTCTTCTCATTTCTGTGTCTTTTATCAGTATAAATGCACCATTAATTTGATCCTTTTTCTCTGTTTCTTTCTCGATCGGGCTTTGGAATCACAGGCAAATCGCATATTACACCGGTCCTACTGGTACGTATGCGCACATGAACTCTCCTTCGACTCGAAGCAATTCAAGCAATGTGCCATCAATTCCTGTTGTGCTGCAGTTGGTGGGCTGCTGAACGCAACCTGTGGCAACGCCACGGAGCTGATCATAGCTCTATTTGCGTTGCACCGTGGGAAGATCGAGGTGGTGAAGTGCTCCTTGGTTGGATCTATCCTATCCAACCTACTGCTTGTTCTTGGATCCTCCCTCTTCCTTGGAGGCATCGCCAACCTGCACAAGGAACAGTCCTTCGATCGAGTAAGTACCGAAGTGGAGGCCATACCACGTTGCTGCCATCTCCTGCGTCCTTCTCACCATGTGCTCCGCCTTCTGCTGCATCTCGCAGAAGCAAGCTGATGTGAACACCGGTCTTCTGCTGCTGGGTGCGCTTTGCCACATCTTGTTGTTGGCGTTCGATCACGCAGTCAGCTCCGGCGAGCAAGCAGCGGACGCGGCTCCGAGATTGTGGCTGTCGAGGGCGTGCAGCATCGTCATGCTCCTCGCCTACGTCGCTTACCTTTTCTTCCAGCTGAAGACCCACCGCCAACTCTACGAGTCGGAAGAGGTGAGAGTTCATACACCCAACGACACTCACTCCGTTTCAACCGTAGCCGAATGGGTTAGAGATGGTGTTCTCTTCGGATGAACAGGAGGAAGACGATGACAACGACGATGCGGTAGCTCAAGACGAGGCAGTCATTGGATTCCCGAGCGCATTGGCTTGGCTGCTGGGCATGACGGCTGTGGTTGCCATACTGTCTGAGTACGTTGTTGCAACCATTGAGGTACTTTTCGATCCCATATCCATCCTTAGAACATCTAAAGTGACCTACTCAAGAATCAAAGTGATCATGCCGTGTCTCATATCTTCAGGCTGCTTCGGATTCCTGGGGAATCTCTGTGAGTTTCATCAGCATTATCTTGCTCCCAATAGTTGGCAACGCAGCAGAGCATGCAGGTGCCATCATTTTTGCCTTCAAGAACAAGCTGGTACATGCAACTCAACCTCAACATACCTCCGCACTCTTCTACCCATGGAGATCATGTCTATAACCCTGAAATGTTGCAGGATATCACTCTTGGTGTTTCACTTGGATCAGCAACCCAGATCTCCATGTTTGTGGTAAGATTTCACAGTGCAAGTTCCTCCTTCCCTTACATGGAATATAAATGATCCCTGACAAGACCTTTGGCCTGGTTTAGGTTCCATTAAGTGTGATTGTAGCCTGGACAATGGGAATCAAGATGGATCTTGATCTTGAACTGCTGGAAACTGGCTCACTCATCATGGCAATACTGATAACAGCCTTCACATTACAGGTATACTTCTGTGGATTACTTACACTCTGAGATCATAATGAGTCTTAGTTCATTGCATTCCTCAGGATGGCACTTCACACTACTTGAAGGGACTTGTACCCCTCCTTTGTTACCTGGCAATTGGTGCATGCTTCTTTGTGTCCAAATCACCAGCAAGTGAGTATGAATCGAGCAATAGCTCATCGTTTAGGCAACACTTAAAGCATGGATTTGGACTAAAACTCGAACATATGGCAGATCAAATACATGATGTAAATGCTGGTGTTCTGACCACATAAACTGGAGTTACTGTGGCCTAGTTAACAGGCAAGCTCACTCTGCTTACATGCATTGTCTGTTTCGATTTCTTGTTCGAATACTGATGTACATTAATCTCAACGATGCATGCAGTATGATCTGTAAACGAAAAGTTGAAGCTGAACAAGAATTGGCATGTCAAAAGAGGGGGAAAAATCTCAAGAAAGTCACAGATCTGTTGGCTTACTCAGGAGGAACCTTTTCATGCTGAAGAGAAGACTGGGAAATGGCTGATAAGGAGGAGGATGGCACCAACTTTTCCATGAAAGCTTGTTGAAGAACATGGAACATGGAAGACCATATGCTATTGAGTTTGTAGCTATATCCtgtaaatatttttcttctttgcatATTTCCTGTTGTCCATTGCCTTTGTTATTTTCATTTGATGTTACATTGAGTGAATAGATGTTCAGATCTCATGATATAGCAACACACTGATGATCTGTTTGGCATTTTCTTAGAAACTAAAGCCTCCCACACAAAGTATCAACAAAAATGGATGCCAATATGCATTCAATTGTATCTCAAGGGTCAAGGAATTCTCCTAGCTTAGTTTAGACCATCTTTTGCATAAGCAATGTTTTGAGAAGTCCTCAGTAATGCATTGAGTTATGAGAACCCTCATTAATCATAAGTGTTGGGCTTTGATCTTCTAACATTAACCTAAACTTATTGCTACTTTAGACAGGATTTGCTAATACTTCATTACAGAGCCTTGTCAACAATGATGCTTTTGTTTGCTTGTGTAAGAATGTTAACACAGTGCAAATTATAAGGAGCTAATCAACTCTATGCTTACTAGATTTTGAAGGGTTCACAGACTCTTCATCTGAAACTGGCAGCAATAAAGGTTTCATGAAAATCCATTAGTTCTAATTGACTAATCTTTTCTTTGTcctcattttttttttacttatttccTTGCCATGATCATATGCAAAACAACTAACTTGATAAATCAGATCTTCTTTATCTTAAACCTTAAATCTACAGAGAGTCCACACAGTAAGTTATTGCTCTTTGCTGGTACAGACTTCTGTACCTCCTGGAACAGCAACAAATGACCAACaaaggaagaggagagagagagagagagagagagagagagagagagagagag from Musa acuminata AAA Group cultivar baxijiao chromosome BXJ1-3, Cavendish_Baxijiao_AAA, whole genome shotgun sequence encodes the following:
- the LOC135586688 gene encoding vacuolar cation/proton exchanger 1a-like, which gives rise to MIAHEASWNLIAPNYELYFRVFLLVFCFIEAESLLYQTRSDNACRSCTADNVAAMASTGYEAARRLEAGNPKGGAGSRTAHGHGHGHGRTAHNMSSSSLRKKSDLSLLSKVRCRLLRTILTNLQEIFLGTKLFILFPAVPLAIAANYLHFGRAWLFALSLLGLTPLAERVSFLTEQIAYYTGPTVGGLLNATCGNATELIIALFALHRGKIEVVKCSLVGSILSNLLLVLGSSLFLGGIANLHKEQSFDRKQADVNTGLLLLGALCHILLLAFDHAVSSGEQAADAAPRLWLSRACSIVMLLAYVAYLFFQLKTHRQLYESEEEEDDDNDDAVAQDEAVIGFPSALAWLLGMTAVVAILSEYVVATIEAASDSWGISVSFISIILLPIVGNAAEHAGAIIFAFKNKLDITLGVSLGSATQISMFVVPLSVIVAWTMGIKMDLDLELLETGSLIMAILITAFTLQDGTSHYLKGLVPLLCYLAIGACFFVSKSPANQIHDVNAGVLTT
- the LOC135639076 gene encoding pentatricopeptide repeat-containing protein At5g16860-like — encoded protein: MAAVIASAPPQPLPKNPHPVPVLGRLPARIRRSQDRPHNRRRTLHSAPAEWPLDQRIRESLAILDLMEAQSISPDPELLAALLKSCADAGTLRLGRVVHDKATQAGLQSHPLVANTLVLLYGRCGQLGLARRLFDEMTARNVVSWTTIISVYHHAGFPHDALDLYRSMLMDGGVRPNVFTFTIALNCCASVEDLDLGVRIHEDIVKDGCDGDEFIIVALIDMYAKCGRVSDAREVFDRVTNPSVEACTAMIEGYNGNGEAKKAVDVMRRMFRTGLSSEAASKLGFASMIRSCAMELALRQGQEIHARIIKFGHQPGSKALSTLADLYERSDRMIAAKHVFDCLVVKDLDLWARMISGFVRNEQYVDALKLYAEMVAQDARLNSQIMSLAIKACIGMSGLEEGKQMHGILIKVSHLLDESVISSLTELYRSCGEYETAQKLLKNN